The Pseudomonas rhizosphaerae genomic sequence GTCCACTGCTGCTTACCGCTTGATCTCTATTCACCCCCGCCAACAACACCAGACTTGCCGTCCCACAAGGCTTTGCCAATAATGGGCGCGCTCACGACCCGTGGGCGAGCGAGTATTTCTGTGCCTGTGCATGATTAACAAATCCTGTCAATGCTTCGCTCTGGTCGACTTGGTGCTTCTGTAACTTCTTGTCGCATGGAAGCAATATCGACTGGCACAGTGCCGTTAAAATGCGCTCACTCGCCGAACCCTGCGGCGTCGCCTGTTCAGCCTCATTTTTCGCATTCTGGGCCTGCCCTCACTCTGCCCTTACTGCCCTTTTTCGCTGGAGCTCACCCGATGAAGAAACTCGCACTGTTTGGCGCATTGGCACTGTCCGTGCTGTCGGCGACATCGTTCGCCGATGAAAAGCCGCTGAAGATCGGTATCGAAGCCGCCTACCCTCCGTTCGCCTCCAAGGCGCCGGACGGCAGCATCGTCGGCTTCGACTACGACATCGGCAACGCGCTGTGTGCCGAGATGAAGGTCAAGTGCACGTGGGTCGAGCAGGAATTCGACGGCCTCATTCCTGCTCTGAAGGTCCGCAAGATCGACGCCATCCTGTCGTCGATGTCGATCACCGACGACCGCAAGAAATCCGTCGACTTCACCAACAAGTACTACGCCACGCCGGCACGGCTGGTCATGAAGTCCGGCACTCAGGTGAGCGACTCCATGGTCGAGCTCAAGGGCAAGAAGATCGGCGTGCAGCGCGGCACCATCCATGATCGCTATGCCAACGAAGTGCTCAAGCCACTGGGCGTCGAAGTGATGCCGTATGGCTCGCAGAACGAGATCTACCTGGACGTGGCTGCTGGCCGACTGGACGGTACCTTGGCCGATGCCACGCTGTTGCAGGACGGCTTCCTCAACACCGACGCCGGCAAGGGCTACGCCTTCGTGGGCCCGTCGGTGAACGATCCGAAATACTTCGGTGACGGCATCGGCATCGCCGTGCGCAAGGGCGACAAGGCCAATGTGGACCGCATCAACGCGGCCATCCAGGGCATTCGTGCCAATGGCGAATACAAGAAGATTCAGGACAAGTACTTCGACTTCGACATCTACGGCAAATAAGCCGGCAGACGTCACCTGACTGATGGTGCAAACGGCGGGGAACCGCGGTTTGCACCATTTTTCATTCTCCGGGCGAGGATCTCTACATGTTGAAAGGCTACGGGGCCGTCATTCTCGATGGCGCTTGGCTGACGCTGCAGCTCGCCTTGTCGTCCATGGCACTGGCCGTCGTGCTGGGTCTGCTCGGCGTGGCCTTGCGCCTGTCGCCGGTACGCTGGCTGGCCTGGCTGGGCGATCTGTACGCCACGGTAATTCGCGGCATACCCGATCTGGTGCTGATCCTGCTGATCTTCTACGGCGGCCAGGACATCCTCAATCGCGTAGCGCCCCTGGTAGGGTACGACGACTACATCGACCTCAATCCGTTGCTGGCCGGTATCTTTACCCTGGGCTTCATCTTTGGTGCCTATCTGTCGGAAACCTTTCGAGGGGCCTTCATGGCCATTCCCAAGGGCCAGGCCGAGGCTGGCATGGCCTATGGCATGAGCAGCCTGCAGGTGTTCTTCAGGGTACTGGTGCCGCAGATGATTCGGCTGGCGATCCCGGGCGTGACCAACAATTGGCTGGTGCTGACCAAGGCCACGGCATTGATTTCGGTGG encodes the following:
- a CDS encoding ABC transporter substrate-binding protein, whose amino-acid sequence is MKKLALFGALALSVLSATSFADEKPLKIGIEAAYPPFASKAPDGSIVGFDYDIGNALCAEMKVKCTWVEQEFDGLIPALKVRKIDAILSSMSITDDRKKSVDFTNKYYATPARLVMKSGTQVSDSMVELKGKKIGVQRGTIHDRYANEVLKPLGVEVMPYGSQNEIYLDVAAGRLDGTLADATLLQDGFLNTDAGKGYAFVGPSVNDPKYFGDGIGIAVRKGDKANVDRINAAIQGIRANGEYKKIQDKYFDFDIYGK
- a CDS encoding ABC transporter permease, which codes for MLKGYGAVILDGAWLTLQLALSSMALAVVLGLLGVALRLSPVRWLAWLGDLYATVIRGIPDLVLILLIFYGGQDILNRVAPLVGYDDYIDLNPLLAGIFTLGFIFGAYLSETFRGAFMAIPKGQAEAGMAYGMSSLQVFFRVLVPQMIRLAIPGVTNNWLVLTKATALISVVGLQDMMFKAKQAADATREPFTFFLAVAAMYLVITSVSLLLLRALEKRYSVGIKAAEL